From the genome of Thermosynechococcus sp. NK55a:
CCACCAGTCGCCGCACCTCAGCACCAAAATTTGCTTCTAGCTCCTCTGCTGTAACAGCGGTATCCTCAATCACATCGTGGAGCAACCCCGCCGCCAAGAGGGCTGGCCCACCCCCTAAATCCCGCAAAATACTCGCCACTGCCACAGGATGGGCAATGTAGGGTTCCCCTGAAGCCCGCCGCTGTCCTTGGTGCAAGTCATAGGCAAATTGAAACGCTCGACAGACCAAATCATCCCCATTCTCAGGATTTGGATTTTGCAGGCACGTCGCTAACCAATCGGGTAATTCAATATCAGTCGGCAAGCTAGGTGCAAAAGCGTTCATGGCGGCAGGCGATCGGGAAAGCAGCACAATCAATTCGAGTACGTATATTTTACTTTAATTTCATCCCCAGCGCGGGGATGAACTAGAGCGCCAACGCTTCTTGCCCCCCTAATTTTTGGGGTTACGGGTTGATAAATTTCTTATCTCCCCTAACATGGCAACTAAGCACGTGAATCCCTCAGAGAAACAAGAGCAAAACAAGAACTATGGGAACCCCACTGACGCCAATGACTCGGCATTACATCCTGCGTTTGCTCAATCAAGGCAGCGATCCATTGGCGTGGCTAGAGCAGAATTTGGAAAAAGCAGCGCAGCATCGGGAGCAGGATATTCTTGCTCGCCTCGAATCTTTAGCTCCTGCAGAATTGGCAGCAGTGGAAATGATTGTGCGCCTGCACCGCTCCCTCAGTGGCACTGCCGCGGAGAATTTGGATGCCTCTGTGCAGCGAAAAAGCCTAGAACAAAAACTATTCCATATCTTGGGGGTGACGCCACCAACAGAGGTTGCGCCCTCTGAGATGATCGCCGCTTCTGCTGCTCAGGCTCCGCTGCAACTGGCTCAGGTGCTGGAGCACTTGAATCGCGTTAGCAAAGTAGCTCAAAAGTATCTAGGCAGTAGAATTGTTGCCAATTACTGGCGAGCCTCGCGCCCTCCTAGTAGCTGGTGTGCTGATTTCCTTGTCAGCGATGACGGTTCCATTACCTACCAGGGTGCTCTACCGCCTCAGCAGGTTTTGGTCAACTCAAGCCAACAGCAGCAGTTGGAAATGTGGTTAGTGAGTTTTGTCGATCAATGTTGCCGCATTCTCCCCCTCTTTAAACATAATCTGCAAAAAGCAAGGCTCTCGGATTCTTCCTTCCGATCTGAATCAGGGACTACTGCTGTTTCAGATAAGCGCTAGCCCCCAGTGTTTGCAGTTTTTCATTCTTGGCGCTCACAGTGGCTGCTAATTCTTGACGATAGGCAAGCACTTGCTCCAGCAACGTTGGATCATGACTGGCCAACAGTTGGACCGCCAATAGGCCTGCATTTTGGGCATTGCCAATGGCAACTGTTGCAACGGGAATCCCGGCCGGCATCTGCACAATTGAGTAGAGAGAGTCCACCCCCTGCAAATGGCGGCTCGGCACGGGTACGCCAATCACGGGCAGGGGGGTTAGGGAGGCTATCATGCCCGGTAAGTGAGCAGCGCCCCCGGCACCGGCAATAATGACTTTTAGACCTCGCTGATGGGCATTTTGAGCAAATTCCACCATGGCAAGAGGAGTGCGGTGGGCTGAGAGGATAGCGACTTCATGGGGAATGCCAAAGCGCTCACAAATGGCGATCGCCCCCTGCATGGTCGGCAAATCGGAATCACTGCCCATGACAATGGCAACCAGCGGTGTCTCTGCCATTCCTCCTGCTTACCCCCTCAACAAACGGTGCAACCTCATCCTACAGCCCTTTTCTGCGGAGCGAGATATGATTTCCCTATGGTGAGTGCTGCTGCGATTAAGGAATTTGCCCATCAGTTGGGGTTCCATCGGGTGGGGATTGTGGATTTGCGCACCTATACGGATGACCATCCTTCTGGAGTAGCTGCCCTCCAGCGCTGGTTAGCCCAAGGATTTCAAGCGGACATGGAATGGATGGCCAATCCGCGCCGACAGGAGATTCAAGCTGTCCTGCCGGGAGCGCGATCGATCATTGCCGTTGCCCTGAATTACTATCAGCCGCATCCCCAGCCCCCTCCTAAGGTGAAAATTGCCCGCTATGCCTGGGGGCGAGATTACCATCGGGTCTTGGGAAAACGCTTGCGAGCACTGGCGCAATGGCTTCAGTCCCAGGTACCTGAGATGAACTACCGTTGGTATGTGGATACCGGTCCTGTGCAGGACAAAGTTTGGGCAGAACAAGCAGGAATCGGTTGGATCGGCAAGCACAGCAATCTGATTTCACGGCAGTATGGCTCGTGGATTCTCTTGGGGGAATTAATTACCACCTTGGCGTTAACGGGCGATCGCCCCCACACGAATCACTGCGGCACCTGTACCCGCTGCTTGGCCGCCTGTCCCACCGGTGCCATCGTCGAACCCTATGTGGTGGATGCCAACCGCTGCATTGCCTACCACACGATTGAAAACCGTGCCCCCGAACTCCCCGCCGCAATTGCTGCTCACTTAGAAGGCTGGGTTGCCGGCTGTGACATTTGCCAAGAGGTGTGCCCGTGGAATCAACGCTTTGCCCAACCGACGGATGTGTCTGACTTTGGGGCGCGATCGCCCCTCCTCAACACTACAGCCGAAGAACTCGCTACCCTCAGCGAGCAAACGTGGGACGAGCTGACCCGCGGTTCGGCGCTGCGGCGAATCAAACCGGAACAATGGCGGCGCAATGCCCAAGCGGTGCTCTCTACTCGCTAGTATGATGATATCAATTAAGTGATTCAATCCTGAGGCTCACCAATGGTTCGACGACGCTCTACCCCTTGGATCTATCGTTGGTCGCGGTGGCTGATTGGTGGGGTTGCGCTTGCGGGTATGGCGGTAACGGCCTATCTGACGCTCGTTAAATTGACCGATCAGGAAGTAGCGTGCCCGACCTCCGGCTGTGATATTGTCCTCAACAGTCCGTGGGCAACTGTATTTGGTATTCCCCTGTCCCTCCTTGGTTTTGTGGCCTACACAGGAATGCTGTCTCTGGCAGCATTGCCACTGCTGTTGAAGGAGCCCCAGCAGAAAGAACTGCGCCGTCAAGTTGAAAGCACCACTTGGCTTTTGCTCTTTCTGGGGGCCATGGCTATGGCCAGCTTCAGTGGTTACCTCATGTACATTCTGGTCACCGAAATTAAAGCCAGTTGTCTCTATTGCATTGCCTCGGCCGTCTTTAGCGTCACCTTGCTCCTCTTGACAATTGTCGGTCATGAGTGGCGCGATCGCGGCCAACTCTTTTTTAACGGCGTGATTGTTGCGGTTATTACGCTCGTGGCTGTTTTTGGCATCTATAATGCGCGCATGGCTAACACCGACGGCCCCGGCATTCCCGTTGTCAATACTTCAGGTCCTGCAGAAATGGCCTTAGCGCGCCACTTAACCCAGGTGGGGGCGGTTATGTATGGCGCCTATTGGTGTAGCCACTGCCACGATCAAAAGGAACTCTTTGGCAAGCAGGCGGTACGCGAACTCAACTATGTGGAATGTGACCCCAATGGTGCCAATCCCCAAGTGGAACGCTGCCGCGCCAAGGGCATTCAGGGCTATCCCACATGGGAAATTCATGATCAGCTTTATTCCGGCACGCGATCGCTAAGTGAACTGAGCCGGCTCAGTAACTACAAGGGTCCAATGAACTTTAAGAACGAATAGGGACAGCAGATCTCGGTGATAGAATAAAGCCAACCAAGCACTATGCCGGTTTTCTATGCTCTCTACCGAGACTGTTGCCGAACCACCAGAGGCCTCTCGTATCCCCCTAACTACCCTTGCCAACATATTGGTAATTGAAGACGAAGACCTAATTCGCGAGACCCTTGTGCTTGCTTTGGAGGAGGAGGGATACCATACCCTTGTGGCCAGCGATGGCTATGAAGCCCTCAGCCTGATGAATAACTATCTCTTGACGGACAGCTTCCCTAAAGATGCAGAGATACATCTCATCATTCTAGATGTGATGCTGCCAGGTATTAATGGACTCGATCTATGCCGAATCATTCGCGGGGAAGGGTGCACCGTCCCCATCCTCATGATCAGTGCCAAAGGCAGTGAAATTGATCGGGTGGTCGGCCTGGAAATTGGTGCCGATGACTACTTGGCTAAGCCCTTTGGCATGCGGGAGATGCTGGCCCGCTGCCGTGCCCTCTTGCGGCGGACACAAATTCAACCGTCCACGGCGCTAACGGTGCTCCGCTTTCGTGATCTTTGTCTCTATCCCCAAGAATGCCGCGTAACCCTGCGGGGCAAGGAGATCAATCTCTCCCCCAAAGAATACAAACTGCTCGAGCTGTTTATGCGCCACCCCCGCCGCGTTTGGCCACGGGAGCAATTGCTAGATCAAGTGTGGGGGCCTGACTTTATCGGCGACAGCAAGACGGTTGATGTCCACATCCGCTGGCTGCGGGAGAAAATTGAAACCGATCCCAGTCATCCCCAGTACATTCTTACGGTGCGGGGTTTTGGCTATCGCTTTGGTTGAGGGTCAGTAAAACAATCGCCATCAACGCTGCCGGTAAAAGGACTAGCAAGGCAATCACACCGAAACTTGGCGGCAAGGGATAGAGGGGTGCGGCAAATTTAATCCCTAGGGAAATAAGGAGCGACACCAGCCACACCACGGCTAACCACATCAGTTCTGACCGCCAAGGTACCATGTTATTTCTCCATCCCTAGGGCCGTTTCAAGGGCAGTGGCCATGATGGCAGTGGGGGCGGGTTGGCCAATCCAGTACTCCAAGGCTGCCGCTCCTTGATGGAGAAGCATGGCAAGGCCGTCGAAGGTTTGCAGTCCCCGTGCCATCGCCAATTGCAAAAGCAGGGTGGGGCGAGGCTTGTAGATGAGGTCATAGACAATGGCGGTGGCGGGTAGTTTTGCCAAGTCTTCGGCTGCTAGGGGGGTGGCGCCAGGATGGGGGGCCATACCAATGGGAGTGGTATTGACCACCAGGCTGATTTTCGCCAAACAAGTGGCTCGCTCTGACCAAGGCATAGGATGGAGGGGAATCTGTGGCCAACTGGCCACAAAGGCCTCTAGCCGTTCCCTTTGGCGACCACTGATATAGATCTGCCGACAGCCCAAGTCATAACAGGCAGTGACTACGGCTCGCGCCGCCCCCCCATAGCCCAAGACTAAAACAGCCATTTCCGACCAGAGGCAGGATTGTTGCCGCAGGGGTGCCAAGAAGCCATGCACATCGGTATTCGTGCCCACCCATCCTTTTTCACTGCGATAGACGGTGTTGACTGCCCCGACCTGCTGCGCGAGGTCGCTCACATCTGCTAAATGGGGAAGGATGGTTTCTTTGTGGGGAATGGTGACATTAAAGCCAACGACGTTCAGGGCCCCTAGGCCGGCGATCGCCACCCCGAGCTGCTGTGGCTTGACCCAAAAGGGCACATAGACATAATTCAACCCCAAATACTCGAGTGCGGCATTGTGCATTGCCGGTGAAAGGGTGTGTTCAATCGGGTCACCAATGACTCCCAGAAGCTGGGTTTGGCCAGAGATCTTCGGCATCCGCCCCTAGACCGCCTCGTGATCTTTTTCGCTGGTACGAATGCGAATGACCTGCTCTACGGGGGTGACGAAAATCTTACCGTCGCCAATTTCGCCGGTGCGGGCGGCTTCAATAATTTTGGCCACGACCATATCCACTTGATCGTCTTCGACAACAATCTCAATTTTTAACTTTTGTAAAAATTCCACCGTGTATTCTGAACCACGGTACCGTTCCGTTTGCCCCTTTTGCCGCCCAAAGCCGCGTACTTCGGAGACGGTCATGCCGACAATACCCGCATTGACAAGGGCGATCTTGACTTCATCCAGTTTGAAGGGACGAATAATGGCTTCTACCTTTTTCAATGTCAAACTCCTTCCTGATGGCAATGGGCTAATCTTTATTTAGCATTGGCAAAAGAGTATAGCGTGTAGCAATAACTACATTATCTCCAATCATCGGGCGATCGCCCAAGGGGAAGGTCTCGCCCTAGCTCTAGAAAATAAGCTCTAATAGGGAAGGTGATTGAGAGGGGATCAAGCATGGGGTGGCAGCGACCCGATGGCCGTCAACCACAGGAATTGCGATCGCACCAGTTTCAGCGGCACTTTACCCAATTTGCCTTAGGATCGGTGCTTGCCCAAGCGGGGCAAACGCAAGTGCTGTGCACCGTCAGTTTCAAGGAAGGTGTGCCCAAGTTTTTAGAAGGCACAGGCCAAGGCTGGCTCACCGCAGAATACCGCATGTTACCAAGTGCAACGCGGCCACGGCAAGAGCGAGAATTCCTCAAGCTCTCTGGGCGCACCCAAGAAATCCAACGCCTGATCGGTCGTAGCTTACGCTCAGCCTTGAACCTATCCCTATTGGGGGAGTGCACGCTAATTGTGGATGCCGATGTGCTGCAAGCCGACGCCGGCACGCGATCGCTGGCGATTACGGGTGGCTACATTGCCCTTGTGGATGCCCTTAGTGCCCTTCTTCAGCAAGGGGTACTCAGCGAATCTCCCCTGCGTCATCAAGTAGCGGCAGTCTCCGTGGGTCTGATTGATGGTGAACCCTATCTGGATTTGAGCTACGCTGAGGATGTGGCGGCCAGTGTGGACTTCAATGTGGTGATGACGGCCAGTGGTCAATTCATTGAGGTTCAAGGCACAGCGGAGATGGGTTCCTTCGACCGGGCAACCCTCGATCGCCTTCTTGATGTCGCCAGCCAAGGTATTCAACAACTCATTGAGATTCAACAGCGCGTCTTAGCCACAAGCTATGAGTGAGCAGGCCATTTACCTCGGACACATCGTCAAGTCCAACGCCCACTGCGATTATGTAGCGCAACTGGTGGATCGATTGGATGTTCCCCACCCCCCGCCCCAGAAGACTATGGCTTTGGTCGTTTTGTCAAGCTTGAGGATGAGCAGCGCCACTGGGCGGTCGGGGTCATTTACAACTCTCAACTGTTGAATCCCCAGTTGCATCAGATCAGCCCTCGCCTCACCAGCAGTGCCGACACCTTGCTCAGTCCCGATTTAGTCAGTGAAACCCGCACACTCCTCTGGATTGCCCTGATTGGTCATTTGGTTACTGGGGCGGGTGGAAGAACCTACGGCCAGCAGGGGATGCCCACTCTTGTGGTGCCCGTAAATACACCTGTGTGGCAATTGACTACTGCCGAGGTGCTGGCCTTTCATCGCAATGCCCAAGGTCAAGCGCAGTTTCGCTACTATGCCCATTTGTTACGCTCAACCGGGAACTATGCAGCACCGCTGTTAGCGCAAATTCTCGAAACAATTACACCCCTGTTCACTGGTACTGAGCAGCGATCGCTCGAAATTATCAGCAAAGAGTTGGCTTGGCGGCACACCTTGGGCAGCCTCCGCTAAGCCTGGAGGCAGAAATTGGCCTTTTGCAAATAAACTTCATGAAAATTCCTACGCAATAGTGACAAATCTAGGATTTTTCTGCTAAGGTCATTAAGTGTGTGAGGAGCGAACCAGTTAAGAGCACCGAGACGAAACACGGCCAGTCGTCGGTGCTCTT
Proteins encoded in this window:
- a CDS encoding winged helix-turn-helix domain-containing protein, yielding MLSTETVAEPPEASRIPLTTLANILVIEDEDLIRETLVLALEEEGYHTLVASDGYEALSLMNNYLLTDSFPKDAEIHLIILDVMLPGINGLDLCRIIRGEGCTVPILMISAKGSEIDRVVGLEIGADDYLAKPFGMREMLARCRALLRRTQIQPSTALTVLRFRDLCLYPQECRVTLRGKEINLSPKEYKLLELFMRHPRRVWPREQLLDQVWGPDFIGDSKTVDVHIRWLREKIETDPSHPQYILTVRGFGYRFG
- the rph gene encoding ribonuclease PH, with the translated sequence MGWQRPDGRQPQELRSHQFQRHFTQFALGSVLAQAGQTQVLCTVSFKEGVPKFLEGTGQGWLTAEYRMLPSATRPRQEREFLKLSGRTQEIQRLIGRSLRSALNLSLLGECTLIVDADVLQADAGTRSLAITGGYIALVDALSALLQQGVLSESPLRHQVAAVSVGLIDGEPYLDLSYAEDVAASVDFNVVMTASGQFIEVQGTAEMGSFDRATLDRLLDVASQGIQQLIEIQQRVLATSYE
- a CDS encoding P-II family nitrogen regulator, which encodes MKKVEAIIRPFKLDEVKIALVNAGIVGMTVSEVRGFGRQKGQTERYRGSEYTVEFLQKLKIEIVVEDDQVDMVVAKIIEAARTGEIGDGKIFVTPVEQVIRIRTSEKDHEAV
- the purE gene encoding 5-(carboxyamino)imidazole ribonucleotide mutase, translating into MAETPLVAIVMGSDSDLPTMQGAIAICERFGIPHEVAILSAHRTPLAMVEFAQNAHQRGLKVIIAGAGGAAHLPGMIASLTPLPVIGVPVPSRHLQGVDSLYSIVQMPAGIPVATVAIGNAQNAGLLAVQLLASHDPTLLEQVLAYRQELAATVSAKNEKLQTLGASAYLKQQ
- a CDS encoding shikimate dehydrogenase, giving the protein MPKISGQTQLLGVIGDPIEHTLSPAMHNAALEYLGLNYVYVPFWVKPQQLGVAIAGLGALNVVGFNVTIPHKETILPHLADVSDLAQQVGAVNTVYRSEKGWVGTNTDVHGFLAPLRQQSCLWSEMAVLVLGYGGAARAVVTACYDLGCRQIYISGRQRERLEAFVASWPQIPLHPMPWSERATCLAKISLVVNTTPIGMAPHPGATPLAAEDLAKLPATAIVYDLIYKPRPTLLLQLAMARGLQTFDGLAMLLHQGAAALEYWIGQPAPTAIMATALETALGMEK
- a CDS encoding vitamin K epoxide reductase family protein, translating into MVRRRSTPWIYRWSRWLIGGVALAGMAVTAYLTLVKLTDQEVACPTSGCDIVLNSPWATVFGIPLSLLGFVAYTGMLSLAALPLLLKEPQQKELRRQVESTTWLLLFLGAMAMASFSGYLMYILVTEIKASCLYCIASAVFSVTLLLLTIVGHEWRDRGQLFFNGVIVAVITLVAVFGIYNARMANTDGPGIPVVNTSGPAEMALARHLTQVGAVMYGAYWCSHCHDQKELFGKQAVRELNYVECDPNGANPQVERCRAKGIQGYPTWEIHDQLYSGTRSLSELSRLSNYKGPMNFKNE
- the queG gene encoding tRNA epoxyqueuosine(34) reductase QueG yields the protein MVSAAAIKEFAHQLGFHRVGIVDLRTYTDDHPSGVAALQRWLAQGFQADMEWMANPRRQEIQAVLPGARSIIAVALNYYQPHPQPPPKVKIARYAWGRDYHRVLGKRLRALAQWLQSQVPEMNYRWYVDTGPVQDKVWAEQAGIGWIGKHSNLISRQYGSWILLGELITTLALTGDRPHTNHCGTCTRCLAACPTGAIVEPYVVDANRCIAYHTIENRAPELPAAIAAHLEGWVAGCDICQEVCPWNQRFAQPTDVSDFGARSPLLNTTAEELATLSEQTWDELTRGSALRRIKPEQWRRNAQAVLSTR